Proteins co-encoded in one Acidithiobacillus caldus ATCC 51756 genomic window:
- a CDS encoding toxin-antitoxin system TumE family protein, with the protein MKATKLAQRRVVLSETRFAEIVVWHVANPVPGSAHSFKYRLAYVVLGDCVLRYDNEAGKGDHRHVGGTEEVYRFSSPRQLMADFFEDIARWNDEHPDD; encoded by the coding sequence ATGAAGGCCACAAAACTGGCTCAACGCCGAGTCGTTCTTTCGGAGACGCGCTTCGCCGAGATCGTGGTCTGGCATGTTGCTAACCCGGTACCAGGCAGCGCTCACTCGTTCAAATATCGGCTTGCCTATGTGGTCCTTGGTGACTGCGTTCTGCGCTACGACAACGAGGCTGGGAAAGGAGACCATCGGCACGTGGGCGGTACGGAAGAGGTCTACCGATTCTCCAGCCCGCGCCAGTTGATGGCCGATTTCTTTGAGGATATTGCGAGGTGGAATGATGAACACCCTGACGATTGA
- a CDS encoding HVO_A0114 family putative DNA-binding protein, producing MMNTLTIEVRPLRDSLANAAQAMEDLVPTETSISFDSPELLWKVLTAKRWELLKVMVGAGPLALREIARRTGRAVKSVHMDVHALLDAGVIERRAAGFILPYDAVHVDFFLKAG from the coding sequence ATGATGAACACCCTGACGATTGAGGTCCGCCCCCTGCGCGACAGTCTAGCGAACGCCGCGCAGGCTATGGAGGACTTGGTGCCGACCGAGACCTCTATCAGCTTTGATTCTCCCGAGCTGCTCTGGAAGGTTTTGACCGCAAAGCGGTGGGAACTCCTGAAGGTCATGGTGGGCGCCGGTCCGCTGGCGTTACGTGAGATCGCACGGCGGACGGGGCGCGCCGTGAAATCTGTCCATATGGATGTTCATGCACTGTTGGATGCGGGGGTCATCGAGCGCCGGGCGGCGGGTTTTATTTTACCGTACGATGCCGTGCACGTTGATTTTTTTCTCAAAGCTGGATGA
- a CDS encoding YMGG-like glycine zipper-containing protein has translation MTPTQQSALSGGAIGAAGGAVMGAVVGGSPAVGAAVGGAAGAAAGALLSQNRQ, from the coding sequence ATGACGCCCACCCAACAATCTGCTTTGAGTGGCGGGGCGATCGGTGCGGCTGGCGGTGCAGTGATGGGTGCCGTGGTTGGCGGGAGTCCCGCCGTGGGTGCTGCCGTCGGCGGCGCAGCCGGAGCTGCCGCCGGGGCATTGCTGTCACAAAATAGACAATGA
- a CDS encoding lytic transglycosylase domain-containing protein: MVSERNQAWHRLAGSLVAPIRLASHKTGLSPALLAAVVYVESRGRAGAVSAAGAIGPMQLMPATAWTVLHVNPWQVQQNILGGAQFLQSLLKLFHGNLTLALEAYNAGPTRVASGEPPPPSAVTYAKTVETFLRRAEVRTDSSPQKRFLHQL; this comes from the coding sequence ATGGTGTCGGAGCGGAATCAAGCCTGGCATCGCTTGGCGGGATCCCTTGTAGCGCCAATCCGGCTGGCATCCCACAAGACGGGTCTTTCGCCAGCTCTTCTGGCCGCTGTGGTCTATGTGGAGAGTCGAGGGCGGGCAGGGGCAGTCAGTGCTGCTGGGGCCATTGGCCCCATGCAGCTGATGCCAGCCACCGCATGGACGGTTTTGCACGTCAACCCCTGGCAAGTGCAACAGAACATTCTGGGTGGGGCGCAGTTTCTGCAAAGCCTCCTCAAGCTCTTTCATGGAAACCTGACCTTGGCATTGGAGGCGTATAACGCCGGCCCCACCCGGGTAGCCTCGGGAGAACCGCCTCCACCATCTGCCGTCACCTACGCGAAAACCGTTGAAACGTTTCTACGGCGGGCAGAGGTTAGAACCGATTCGTCGCCGCAGAAGCGCTTCCTCCATCAGTTGTAG
- a CDS encoding DedA family protein, with amino-acid sequence MQWLHHEAMAYLQELHATVQAGAGVVGQYGVWMVFGSLLIESAGVIFAPGETFLIASGFLAAQGTLNPGLLFLLAVAGTSLGWFLAYFLADRVGISWLRKHGKWIGVTPDRLQKTHRFLEKYGSIVVLFGRFVVPLRQLQGYISGSAEVPLRDFYLWNVLGAVTWVSFWGGAGYLLGLL; translated from the coding sequence GTGCAATGGTTGCATCATGAGGCAATGGCATACCTGCAGGAACTTCACGCCACCGTGCAGGCAGGGGCTGGAGTTGTTGGTCAATACGGCGTCTGGATGGTGTTTGGCAGTCTGCTGATCGAGAGTGCAGGAGTAATCTTTGCTCCCGGGGAGACCTTTCTGATCGCTTCTGGTTTTCTGGCCGCGCAAGGAACGCTGAATCCGGGCTTGCTTTTCCTTCTCGCCGTTGCTGGCACCTCCCTGGGTTGGTTTCTCGCGTATTTTCTTGCGGACCGAGTGGGCATCTCCTGGCTACGCAAACACGGGAAATGGATTGGTGTGACACCTGATCGTTTACAGAAAACTCATCGATTCCTCGAGAAATACGGCAGCATTGTGGTCCTCTTTGGGCGTTTTGTGGTGCCACTGCGACAGCTTCAGGGATATATTTCCGGATCTGCAGAAGTTCCATTACGAGACTTCTACCTCTGGAATGTTCTCGGTGCCGTGACCTGGGTCAGCTTTTGGGGCGGTGCAGGGTATTTGTTGGGTTTGCTCTAG
- a CDS encoding glycosyltransferase family 2 protein, which yields MTNSRPEVSLVVPCHDEAANLSTLYGRVRAVMDESGKSWEMVCINDGSKDDTLERLLTLHEKDPRIVVIDLSRNFGKEAALTAGLDYARGECAIPLDADLQDPPELIPVLLAKWQEGYEVVNAVRLSRDGESWAKRASAHVFYRILNRISEVAIPEDTGDFRLLSRPVLEAIKMLPERRRFMKGLFAWVGFRTTQVYYRREPRNAGNTKWNYRRLLNLAVEGITSFSQVPLRLAAHLGLMVSILAFLYAIYMVIGTLVYGNPVKGYPSLMVVVLFLGGVQLLALGIIGEYISRIYEESKQRPIYLVKNTWLRGTDRKDD from the coding sequence ATGACCAATAGCCGACCCGAAGTTTCTCTCGTGGTACCCTGCCACGACGAGGCCGCAAATCTGTCCACTCTCTATGGACGTGTCCGGGCTGTTATGGATGAATCCGGGAAATCTTGGGAAATGGTCTGTATCAACGATGGGAGCAAAGACGATACGCTAGAGCGGCTCCTCACGCTGCACGAGAAAGATCCCCGCATCGTAGTGATCGACCTCTCCCGCAACTTCGGCAAGGAGGCGGCCCTAACGGCAGGACTGGATTACGCGCGGGGCGAATGCGCCATTCCCCTGGATGCGGATCTCCAAGATCCGCCCGAGCTCATCCCCGTGCTCCTAGCCAAGTGGCAGGAGGGGTACGAAGTGGTCAACGCCGTGCGGCTTTCACGGGATGGGGAATCCTGGGCAAAGCGCGCCAGTGCCCACGTCTTCTATCGGATCCTCAATAGGATCAGCGAAGTGGCCATTCCTGAGGACACCGGAGATTTCCGTCTGCTTTCGCGGCCTGTGCTCGAGGCTATCAAAATGCTCCCGGAGCGCCGCCGATTTATGAAGGGTTTGTTTGCCTGGGTCGGGTTTAGGACGACCCAAGTATATTATCGTCGTGAGCCTCGAAATGCCGGTAATACCAAGTGGAATTATCGGCGCCTGTTGAATCTTGCGGTGGAGGGGATTACCTCCTTCAGTCAAGTGCCTTTGCGGCTTGCCGCCCATCTTGGGCTGATGGTATCCATTCTCGCCTTCCTATATGCGATCTACATGGTGATCGGCACACTGGTCTACGGTAATCCTGTGAAGGGCTACCCGTCTCTCATGGTGGTAGTTCTATTCCTAGGTGGAGTGCAATTGTTGGCTTTGGGTATAATTGGGGAATATATTTCCCGCATCTACGAGGAGAGCAAGCAGCGACCTATTTATCTCGTAAAAAATACTTGGCTGCGTGGCACAGATAGAAAGGACGATTAA
- a CDS encoding ArnT family glycosyltransferase — protein sequence MKKLSIVTYSIIIFLVSFLYFSWATGNTSLWDIDEPIYAQSLKEMIAHHDLVVPTFNGHILPDKPILNYWLMWCGTKVFGWNSLGLRVGSAFVGALLILLLWIYVSRLYNPTIALLAASITATLLHSTVIFRSATPDPLLILTVSAALIFFITGYVERDKNHYRFLLFSYAAMALATLDKGPIGFLLPGLIIVLFLLIQRNLQFLWNEGRLYIGIPLFLIIVLPWYVAVGIETHWAWDQVFLLQQNIGRFDSSMQGHRGPWFYYVLSIFLGMLPWSIFLPQTLVLAIRKRYFLDGEFHVQNLFLVIWAAVWSVFFSLSATKLPNYVWEVYPPLAILLAVYFVQLLREHETRPPVLYWLSDLVLFTIGVTLSILGGWVLPRVQPELPNLAFIGLPYAIAAAMATIFLWKRRLRAALSSLGAGAIILSALLVFQYTPEFNHLKPSRAMGERIREIQQGLPYRLASWQWFQPNFLFYAGEGAMRIHRLPNLDKVPLLARHMPLYLVCPYSRVRDVLAAVKPPYCTTLLLVRYEIYDHEKISLLRIEKGC from the coding sequence ATGAAGAAGCTATCGATCGTAACATACTCCATCATCATATTCCTCGTCTCCTTTTTGTATTTCTCCTGGGCAACAGGCAATACCAGTCTGTGGGACATCGATGAACCCATTTATGCTCAGTCTCTTAAAGAAATGATTGCCCATCACGATTTGGTGGTGCCTACGTTCAACGGTCACATTTTGCCCGATAAGCCGATATTGAATTACTGGTTAATGTGGTGTGGAACGAAGGTTTTTGGCTGGAACTCATTAGGGCTGCGTGTGGGCTCGGCCTTCGTTGGTGCGCTGCTCATTCTGTTGTTATGGATCTATGTCAGCCGGCTATATAACCCTACCATTGCATTACTTGCAGCTTCCATCACGGCCACTCTGCTACATAGTACCGTCATCTTTCGCAGTGCAACACCAGATCCGCTGCTCATCCTTACGGTTTCCGCAGCGCTGATTTTCTTCATCACCGGTTATGTGGAGAGAGACAAGAACCACTATCGGTTCCTGCTTTTCTCTTACGCTGCTATGGCCCTTGCCACGCTGGACAAGGGACCGATAGGCTTTCTTCTGCCCGGTCTCATCATCGTGCTTTTCCTCCTGATCCAGAGAAATCTCCAGTTTCTCTGGAACGAAGGGCGGCTGTATATCGGCATCCCTCTCTTTCTCATCATTGTGCTGCCATGGTACGTGGCTGTTGGCATAGAGACCCATTGGGCCTGGGACCAGGTCTTTCTACTGCAGCAGAACATTGGCCGCTTCGACTCAAGCATGCAGGGTCACCGGGGACCATGGTTTTACTATGTGCTGAGTATTTTCCTGGGAATGCTCCCCTGGTCTATTTTTTTACCCCAGACTCTTGTTTTGGCGATCAGAAAAAGGTACTTTCTGGATGGGGAATTTCATGTTCAGAACTTGTTCTTAGTGATCTGGGCCGCTGTCTGGTCAGTCTTCTTCAGTCTTTCTGCGACGAAGCTACCGAATTATGTCTGGGAAGTGTATCCGCCTCTTGCCATACTGCTCGCCGTGTATTTTGTTCAATTGCTACGAGAGCACGAAACCCGTCCGCCGGTTCTCTACTGGCTATCTGATCTTGTGCTCTTTACGATCGGGGTTACCCTAAGCATTCTTGGCGGGTGGGTCCTGCCTAGAGTGCAGCCAGAACTCCCAAATCTCGCGTTTATCGGCTTGCCCTATGCTATTGCAGCTGCGATGGCCACGATCTTTCTCTGGAAACGAAGACTTCGGGCGGCTCTGAGCAGTCTTGGAGCGGGTGCGATTATACTCAGCGCGTTGCTGGTATTTCAGTACACCCCAGAATTCAACCACCTGAAGCCGTCGCGCGCTATGGGTGAAAGGATCAGGGAGATACAGCAAGGATTGCCCTACCGTCTTGCCTCGTGGCAATGGTTCCAGCCCAATTTTCTGTTCTATGCCGGAGAGGGCGCCATGCGCATACACCGCCTCCCGAACTTAGACAAGGTGCCTTTGCTGGCTCGTCATATGCCACTGTACCTGGTGTGTCCATATTCGCGGGTACGGGATGTGCTTGCTGCGGTAAAGCCGCCCTATTGCACGACGTTGCTGCTCGTGCGCTATGAGATCTACGATCATGAAAAGATTTCGCTCTTGAGGATAGAGAAGGGTTGTTGA
- a CDS encoding IS5 family transposase, whose product MARRTAVTNDLLADDGYVQKADSIGDPLQKINAVVDFAALAQAVEEIAPRPEQPKGGRPPYPTEVMVRVLVVKRLHGLSDEQTEFQLLDRRSFRRFCGLEHSRNIPDRTTIWNFENRIGVEGVTALFNELDRQIRAHGLEARAGQIVDATLVPAPKQHFTRVEKEVLEQDAMPAGWKPAKRRQKDVDASWTKKHGKSYHGYKCTVSVDRKHKFIRTWVADTASVHDSQHLEAALDEWNTSAEIYADKGYVGGEREERLREQGYRPKIQRKAKPGKALSACQERRNRRIAKVRARVEHVFAAIHQWGGKQIRTIGQARATFAAGMMVVVYNMRRLAFLGA is encoded by the coding sequence ATTGCTCGCAGGACTGCGGTGACGAACGATCTGTTGGCAGATGACGGTTACGTCCAGAAGGCGGATAGCATTGGGGATCCGCTACAGAAGATCAATGCGGTGGTCGATTTCGCTGCTTTAGCGCAAGCGGTAGAGGAGATCGCTCCCCGTCCAGAGCAACCCAAGGGTGGGCGTCCTCCCTATCCTACCGAGGTGATGGTTCGGGTCTTGGTGGTCAAACGTTTGCACGGCCTTTCTGACGAGCAGACCGAGTTTCAACTGCTGGATCGTCGCAGTTTCCGGCGCTTCTGTGGCCTCGAGCATTCCCGCAATATTCCGGATCGGACCACAATCTGGAACTTTGAGAATCGGATTGGGGTAGAGGGAGTCACGGCCCTGTTCAACGAGTTGGACCGACAGATTCGTGCTCATGGCCTGGAGGCTCGTGCGGGGCAGATCGTGGATGCCACCTTGGTGCCTGCCCCCAAGCAGCATTTTACCCGGGTAGAGAAAGAAGTCTTGGAGCAGGATGCCATGCCCGCCGGCTGGAAGCCGGCCAAGCGACGGCAGAAAGACGTAGATGCCAGCTGGACCAAGAAGCATGGGAAGTCCTACCACGGCTACAAGTGCACTGTCAGTGTCGATCGCAAGCACAAATTCATTCGCACCTGGGTGGCTGATACGGCCAGTGTGCACGATTCCCAGCACCTGGAAGCCGCGCTCGACGAATGGAACACCAGTGCCGAGATTTATGCGGACAAAGGCTATGTGGGTGGCGAGCGAGAAGAGCGTCTACGGGAGCAAGGCTATCGCCCGAAGATCCAGCGCAAAGCGAAGCCAGGCAAAGCGCTTTCTGCCTGTCAGGAGCGACGGAATCGACGCATCGCGAAGGTCCGAGCGCGCGTAGAGCATGTTTTTGCCGCCATCCACCAGTGGGGCGGCAAGCAGATCCGCACCATCGGCCAGGCCCGTGCCACCTTCGCCGCGGGCATGATGGTAGTGGTCTACAACATGCGCCGTTTGGCCTTTCTGGGGGCGTAA
- a CDS encoding MFS transporter, which yields MGATSLILPRIDRLGRVRLQWIGFFAMAFSLITLSLALLSHRSWAVFLGARVYCLGIGMGPGVTVFAFAVELFPTDLIGSASGLAAAVARIGALLSAVGFPLMETGVTIPGVLAILAVCAIAAAWVTWHYQLETKGLSLEYLETSTKP from the coding sequence TTGGGTGCCACTTCACTCATTCTGCCACGAATCGATCGTTTGGGGAGGGTTCGGCTCCAGTGGATCGGCTTTTTTGCTATGGCGTTTAGCTTGATAACCCTTTCCCTCGCACTTTTGTCCCATCGGAGTTGGGCGGTTTTCCTGGGAGCCCGGGTGTACTGTCTCGGTATCGGCATGGGACCGGGCGTGACCGTATTTGCCTTTGCCGTTGAACTGTTTCCGACGGATTTAATCGGCAGCGCCTCGGGACTGGCGGCGGCTGTTGCCCGGATAGGCGCCTTGCTATCAGCCGTGGGCTTTCCGCTCATGGAGACCGGCGTCACCATTCCTGGTGTGCTGGCGATTCTGGCAGTATGCGCCATTGCAGCAGCATGGGTGACCTGGCACTACCAACTCGAGACCAAGGGGCTGAGTCTGGAGTACCTGGAAACCAGCACGAAGCCCTGA
- the kdpA gene encoding potassium-transporting ATPase subunit KdpA yields the protein MMPSILLTLTLLVVTIILAIPLGRYMYRVYQGENFWASKLLAPVERALYRVSGISPDQEMDWKRYAITLLVFSLFGGLFLYALLLAQRSLPLDPLHFRGVPAGSAFNTAVSFLTNTNWQDYSGGSTMSYLSQMLGLTVQNFLSAAVGITFLLPLIRAFSRHSTRDVGNFWVDLTRTVLYVLLPLASILAIALMEQGVVQTLVADVSVHLVAPFLSHGKEIVSQTLHVGPVASQEAIMMLGNNGGGFFNMNDAHPFENPTGLTNLLETGAMILIPIALVFLFGHMVQSKRNAWIILVAMLVIFVPLTFISQHFELAGNPLLTQMGVNQSNTVNLAGGGNLEGVEDRIGAAASALFATLATATSTGAANCAYDSLMPLSGGINLFLMQMGEVVFGGVGSGLASFLTFMIFAVFIGGLMVGRTPEFLGKKIESYEIKMASLSILIMPLLVLIGTAIAVSTHAGRAGVFNPGPHGFSEILYAVTSPANNNGSAFGGLSNDTRFYNILTGMCMLFGRYWVYLPLLAMVGSLVEKKRVPASVGTLATDTPIFMGLTVGVILLVGALNFFPALALGPIAEQLTPVTSVLTHRG from the coding sequence ATGATGCCTAGCATCCTACTGACCTTAACCCTCTTGGTAGTAACGATAATACTCGCCATTCCCTTGGGACGATACATGTATCGCGTGTACCAAGGAGAAAACTTCTGGGCATCAAAGTTGCTCGCCCCAGTCGAAAGAGCCCTCTACCGCGTCTCTGGAATCTCTCCGGATCAGGAGATGGATTGGAAGCGCTACGCCATAACCTTGCTGGTATTTAGTTTGTTTGGCGGTTTATTCCTGTATGCCCTCCTCCTGGCACAACGATCACTGCCGCTCGATCCATTGCATTTCCGTGGAGTCCCTGCAGGATCAGCCTTTAACACAGCCGTGAGTTTTTTGACCAACACGAACTGGCAAGACTACTCAGGCGGTTCGACAATGAGTTACTTGTCCCAGATGCTCGGGCTTACCGTGCAGAATTTCCTCTCTGCGGCAGTTGGTATTACGTTTCTGCTACCGCTAATTCGTGCATTTTCTCGACACAGCACCAGAGACGTAGGAAACTTTTGGGTCGATCTAACCCGCACGGTACTTTACGTTCTGCTGCCCTTGGCAAGCATCCTAGCCATTGCGCTGATGGAGCAGGGAGTCGTCCAAACTTTGGTGGCCGATGTATCCGTTCATCTTGTTGCTCCATTTTTATCTCACGGCAAAGAGATCGTCTCACAGACCCTGCATGTCGGACCGGTAGCTTCACAGGAGGCCATCATGATGTTGGGCAACAATGGTGGTGGTTTCTTCAATATGAACGATGCCCATCCGTTTGAGAACCCGACGGGGTTGACCAATCTCCTCGAAACAGGCGCAATGATTTTGATTCCGATCGCGCTGGTTTTTCTTTTTGGGCATATGGTTCAATCGAAACGTAACGCGTGGATCATACTGGTCGCCATGCTCGTAATCTTTGTGCCGCTGACCTTTATCAGTCAGCATTTCGAACTGGCTGGCAACCCTCTGTTAACCCAGATGGGAGTAAATCAGAGTAATACCGTAAACTTAGCTGGTGGTGGGAATCTGGAAGGAGTGGAAGATCGGATTGGTGCTGCTGCCTCGGCGCTCTTTGCAACGCTCGCGACTGCCACGTCCACAGGTGCAGCCAACTGCGCGTATGATTCTCTGATGCCCCTTAGCGGTGGGATCAATCTCTTCCTGATGCAAATGGGAGAGGTCGTATTTGGTGGGGTGGGATCTGGTCTTGCAAGCTTTCTGACCTTTATGATTTTCGCGGTATTCATCGGAGGTCTTATGGTCGGTCGCACCCCGGAGTTTCTTGGCAAAAAGATTGAATCCTATGAAATAAAAATGGCATCCCTGTCGATTCTGATCATGCCGCTTTTGGTGCTTATTGGTACCGCCATCGCAGTTTCTACGCACGCGGGCCGGGCGGGAGTTTTTAATCCCGGACCTCATGGTTTCAGTGAGATTCTGTATGCGGTTACCAGCCCAGCAAACAATAATGGTAGCGCCTTTGGAGGCTTGAGTAATGATACGCGCTTCTACAATATATTGACCGGAATGTGCATGCTCTTTGGTCGGTATTGGGTATACCTACCACTTCTGGCCATGGTTGGCTCATTGGTGGAGAAAAAGCGTGTCCCAGCGAGCGTTGGAACCTTGGCGACAGATACGCCTATTTTCATGGGATTGACAGTCGGGGTGATTCTCCTGGTGGGCGCATTGAATTTCTTTCCGGCACTGGCGCTGGGCCCAATTGCCGAACAATTAACTCCTGTTACCTCCGTATTGACACATCGAGGATAA
- the kdpB gene encoding potassium-transporting ATPase subunit KdpB: MSDMNVSSPMIWGTIVKDSARDSFTLLSLRHQLRNPVMAVVYLSSWLLLVMLVYDLFRGSSETVFVGFIDLWLWLTLLFANFAEALAERQGQAQAASLRQSRQEMAAKKLSRAERSSAYTIVPGASLRVGDFVLVEAGDLVPTDGDAVLGVAAVDESAITGESAPVIRESGGDRSAVTGGTRVISDWLVIRVTQEAGNTFLDRMIGMVESATRRKTPNEIALSVLLVVLTLVFLVVTLTLYAFSWYSVHYASHAGHVISLPILIALLVCLIPTTIGALLPAIGIAGIVRLLKAKVVAMSGRAIEAAGDADILLLDKTGTITLGNRQADIFYPVGRVTSDELALAARRASLADNTPEGKSIVALAEKNFPDRKEALPEGATFIAFTAESRMSGVNWDGVALRKGAPDAIKAYVLESGGEWPKELDTLVDQVAGSGSTPLVVCADAQVLGVVELRDIIKSGIRERFAELREMGIRTVMVTGDNPLTAAAIAAEAGVDDYLAEAKPETKLARIRQYQQEGYMVAMTGDGTNDAPALAQADVGLCMASGTQAAREASNMVDLDSDPTKLLDIVRIGKQLLMTRGALTTFSIANDVAKYFAIIPAAFVATYPQLSALNIMDLNSPSDAIMAAVIFNAIIIPFLIPLALRGIKFRAESAEQILRRNVWIYGLGGIVAPFVGIKLIDMLLAVL; encoded by the coding sequence ATGTCGGATATGAATGTATCTTCTCCAATGATTTGGGGTACAATTGTCAAAGATTCTGCTCGCGACAGTTTTACTCTGCTCTCTCTCCGGCATCAGCTCCGCAACCCGGTTATGGCCGTGGTATATTTGTCGTCCTGGCTGTTGCTGGTCATGCTCGTGTACGACCTGTTTAGGGGATCAAGCGAAACCGTTTTTGTCGGATTTATCGACTTGTGGCTTTGGCTGACGCTTCTCTTTGCGAATTTCGCGGAAGCCCTGGCAGAGCGCCAAGGGCAGGCTCAAGCGGCTAGTTTGCGGCAGAGTCGGCAGGAGATGGCCGCAAAGAAGTTGTCTCGGGCCGAACGTTCATCGGCCTACACGATTGTGCCGGGTGCAAGCCTTCGTGTGGGAGACTTTGTACTGGTCGAGGCAGGAGATCTGGTGCCAACTGACGGCGACGCGGTTTTGGGGGTGGCTGCGGTCGATGAAAGCGCTATCACCGGAGAGAGCGCCCCTGTCATTCGGGAGAGTGGAGGTGATCGTAGCGCGGTTACCGGAGGTACGCGCGTGATTTCCGACTGGTTGGTGATTCGTGTTACCCAGGAAGCGGGTAACACCTTCCTCGACCGGATGATCGGCATGGTAGAGAGCGCCACGCGCCGGAAGACCCCAAACGAAATTGCCCTCAGTGTGTTGCTCGTTGTGCTTACCCTGGTCTTTCTGGTGGTCACCCTGACGCTCTACGCATTTTCCTGGTACAGCGTTCACTACGCCAGCCACGCGGGCCATGTGATCAGCCTCCCAATTCTCATAGCTCTCCTGGTCTGCCTGATTCCAACAACCATCGGTGCGCTGTTGCCGGCCATTGGTATCGCTGGCATCGTCCGGCTCCTGAAGGCCAAGGTGGTCGCCATGTCGGGACGCGCCATCGAGGCGGCCGGTGACGCGGACATTCTCCTTTTGGACAAAACGGGAACGATCACCCTGGGCAACCGGCAGGCAGATATATTTTATCCGGTCGGTCGCGTAACCAGTGACGAGCTTGCCCTGGCGGCACGTCGGGCCTCATTGGCCGACAATACCCCGGAAGGCAAGAGCATTGTTGCGCTCGCGGAGAAAAACTTCCCCGATCGTAAGGAAGCCCTCCCCGAAGGCGCCACCTTCATTGCGTTTACGGCAGAGAGCCGCATGAGTGGTGTCAACTGGGACGGCGTGGCCCTGCGTAAGGGGGCACCGGACGCGATCAAAGCCTATGTCCTTGAGTCGGGTGGCGAGTGGCCCAAGGAACTGGACACGCTGGTCGATCAGGTTGCCGGTAGCGGTTCGACACCGCTCGTCGTTTGCGCCGACGCCCAAGTATTGGGAGTCGTCGAACTACGCGACATCATCAAATCCGGTATCCGGGAACGCTTTGCCGAACTGCGAGAAATGGGTATTCGCACAGTTATGGTTACCGGAGACAATCCGTTGACTGCCGCCGCCATAGCCGCGGAAGCCGGTGTGGACGACTATCTTGCTGAAGCCAAACCGGAAACGAAGCTTGCGCGGATTCGCCAATATCAGCAAGAGGGTTATATGGTCGCGATGACCGGCGACGGGACCAACGATGCTCCTGCTCTTGCACAAGCGGACGTTGGCCTGTGCATGGCCAGTGGTACCCAGGCTGCTCGGGAGGCATCCAATATGGTGGATCTGGACTCCGATCCTACGAAGTTGCTGGACATCGTGCGCATCGGAAAGCAATTGCTGATGACCCGAGGAGCACTCACGACCTTTAGCATCGCCAACGACGTTGCAAAGTACTTCGCAATCATCCCCGCTGCTTTTGTCGCCACGTACCCGCAACTCTCGGCGCTCAACATTATGGACCTGAATTCGCCAAGCGACGCCATTATGGCGGCGGTGATTTTCAATGCGATCATTATTCCGTTCCTCATCCCCTTAGCACTGCGCGGAATTAAGTTCCGAGCCGAATCCGCAGAGCAAATCCTTCGCCGAAATGTCTGGATCTATGGGCTAGGCGGCATCGTTGCCCCATTTGTCGGGATCAAGCTCATCGATATGCTGTTGGCCGTACTCTAG
- the kdpC gene encoding potassium-transporting ATPase subunit KdpC encodes MLKEIRTALVLFLLLAVLTGLVYPLVMTGIGQLAFPYQANGSLIRENGKIVGSALIGQYFREPQYFWSRPSATSPMPYNGAGSSASNLGPNNPVLLQHVKARVEALKRADPAEKGPVPVDLVTSSASGLDPDISIAAANYQILRIAHSGGISPARLKALVQRYTTYPLLGFIGEPVVNAVRLNLALHAIYQHMSRGREGK; translated from the coding sequence ATGCTTAAAGAGATCAGAACGGCGCTCGTGTTATTTTTGTTACTGGCGGTATTGACTGGGCTGGTCTACCCCTTGGTCATGACCGGCATTGGTCAACTGGCGTTTCCGTATCAAGCCAACGGCTCTTTGATACGCGAGAATGGCAAAATCGTGGGGTCGGCGCTGATCGGCCAGTACTTTCGCGAACCCCAGTACTTCTGGAGTCGACCCTCAGCAACATCACCCATGCCGTATAATGGGGCGGGTTCGAGCGCCTCCAACCTTGGCCCGAACAACCCTGTGCTGTTGCAGCACGTCAAGGCTCGGGTCGAGGCACTCAAGCGGGCCGACCCCGCAGAAAAAGGCCCGGTTCCGGTCGATCTGGTGACGTCTTCGGCGAGCGGACTCGACCCCGACATCAGTATTGCCGCGGCAAACTACCAGATTTTGCGCATCGCCCACAGCGGAGGGATCAGCCCAGCCAGGTTGAAGGCACTCGTGCAGCGCTATACCACCTATCCGCTTTTGGGTTTTATCGGTGAACCGGTGGTTAATGCCGTACGCTTGAATCTTGCTTTGCACGCCATATATCAGCATATGAGCCGAGGCAGAGAGGGTAAGTAA